A DNA window from Bacteroides cellulosilyticus contains the following coding sequences:
- a CDS encoding NADPH-dependent oxidoreductase has translation MEILKQRRTIRKYQQKDISSDLLNDLLDSAFRASTVGNMQVYSVIVTRDAERKARLAPAHFNQPMVKTAPVVLTFCIDLRRFTKWCEQRKATPGYNNLEWFVTGSVDALLAAQTFCVAAEEKGLGICYLGTTTYNPQMIIEALELPELVFPITTVTVGWPAEEPAQVDRLPLEAIVHEETYHDYTPEDIDRLYAYKESLPENKQFIFENNKETLAQVFTDVRYKKEDNEVMSENLWKVIKKQGF, from the coding sequence ATGGAAATCCTAAAACAGAGAAGAACAATCCGCAAATATCAGCAGAAAGATATTTCTTCAGATTTGTTAAATGATTTGCTTGATTCTGCATTTCGGGCCTCTACAGTCGGAAATATGCAGGTGTACAGTGTAATTGTAACGCGTGATGCAGAACGGAAAGCTAGGTTGGCACCGGCTCATTTCAATCAGCCGATGGTGAAAACTGCACCTGTGGTTTTGACATTTTGTATAGACCTGCGCCGTTTTACTAAATGGTGCGAACAGCGAAAAGCAACTCCCGGGTATAATAATTTAGAGTGGTTCGTAACCGGCTCTGTAGATGCCTTGCTGGCAGCACAGACTTTTTGTGTGGCTGCGGAAGAAAAAGGATTAGGTATATGTTATCTGGGTACGACGACTTATAATCCGCAAATGATAATCGAAGCCCTGGAGTTACCAGAATTGGTATTTCCTATTACAACAGTGACGGTAGGTTGGCCTGCCGAGGAGCCTGCACAGGTAGATCGATTGCCGCTGGAAGCTATTGTACATGAGGAGACGTATCATGATTATACTCCTGAGGATATAGATCGCCTGTATGCCTATAAGGAATCTTTGCCCGAAAATAAGCAGTTTATTTTTGAAAACAACAAAGAAACCTTGGCTCAAGTCTTTACGGATGTACGTTATAAGAAAGAAGATAACGAAGTAATGTCGGAGAATCTTTGGAAAGTAATAAAAAAGCAGGGTTTTTAA
- the folB gene encoding dihydroneopterin aldolase — MNSYIFLDNVRFFAYHGVGEQEREVGNEFVINLRLKVDIARAAETDDVTHTVSYADVYENIKAEMDIPSKLLEHVCGRIVKRLFRTFPTVKGIELKLAKRNPPMGADMDAAGVEVHCERA; from the coding sequence ATGAACAGTTACATATTTCTTGATAATGTCCGTTTCTTTGCCTATCATGGTGTAGGTGAACAGGAACGCGAAGTGGGTAATGAGTTTGTCATTAACCTGAGGTTGAAAGTCGACATTGCCCGTGCTGCCGAGACGGACGACGTGACGCACACCGTGAGCTATGCCGATGTATACGAAAACATTAAAGCAGAAATGGATATCCCCTCCAAATTGCTGGAACACGTCTGTGGGCGTATCGTGAAACGACTGTTCCGCACCTTCCCCACCGTGAAAGGCATTGAGCTGAAGCTTGCCAAGCGTAATCCACCTATGGGAGCCGATATGGATGCGGCAGGAGTGGAAGTGCACTGCGAAAGAGCCTGA
- a CDS encoding porin family protein — translation MKTKTLFMMRKLFATICLLCMMSSLSYAQNFRYGFTGGVNLSKPMGDIEPQCQAGLLLGAKGELGIPSVTKGFYTEFGLHLSAKGYKYEYGTNGRYFTENLNYLVVPIHIGYKIECSKSVSLFANVGPYAGVALWGKEKSYRDGKKFHTESDIFSGEYGYKRFDWGCGFNVGVEYAKHFQLSFGADWSLMNVSKANDYTYKNRSFTFSLGYIL, via the coding sequence ATGAAAACAAAAACTTTATTCATGATGAGAAAACTATTCGCTACAATTTGCCTACTGTGTATGATGTCTTCATTATCGTACGCACAAAATTTCAGATACGGCTTTACTGGCGGTGTCAATTTAAGTAAACCTATGGGAGACATAGAACCCCAATGCCAAGCAGGACTTCTCTTGGGAGCCAAAGGAGAACTGGGAATACCGTCCGTTACAAAAGGTTTTTATACCGAATTCGGATTACATCTGTCCGCAAAAGGTTACAAGTATGAATACGGAACTAATGGAAGGTATTTTACAGAGAATCTCAACTATTTAGTTGTTCCTATCCATATAGGATATAAAATAGAATGCAGTAAATCGGTTTCACTTTTCGCCAATGTAGGTCCATATGCTGGAGTAGCATTGTGGGGCAAAGAGAAATCTTATAGAGACGGAAAGAAGTTTCACACGGAAAGTGACATTTTTAGCGGTGAATATGGGTATAAAAGATTCGATTGGGGGTGCGGATTCAATGTTGGTGTAGAGTATGCAAAACATTTTCAACTCTCATTTGGGGCTGATTGGAGTTTAATGAACGTATCTAAAGCTAACGACTATACATACAAAAACAGAAGCTTCACTTTTTCTTTGGGATATATACTATAA
- a CDS encoding IS3 family transposase, translating to MSQRHSTRRKHGCIKFLCDYFGITRQGYYKHVNRHLEVDILTTSIVLYCKELLELMPKAGMRELYACCVSKFGPKMVIGRDRCYDIFRSNGLCQRTSRKRPKTTNSNHNYYIYPDLLNVTPKFVATRLGAMVVADITYVNTGQGWAYLSLLTDAASRAIVGYALYKTLETEGPLKALEMAISFYEKYHIDMSTLIHHSDRGVQYCSNKYVERLKEHQINISMTQCGDPLHNALAERMNNTIKNGWLFDCDDESFEQVSKRIEDAVYVYNHVRPHQGINMRTPMEVLRETVEFTA from the coding sequence TTGTCACAGAGGCACTCAACCCGACGCAAACATGGTTGTATAAAGTTCCTCTGTGATTACTTCGGCATAACCCGACAAGGTTATTACAAGCATGTGAACCGGCATTTGGAGGTTGATATCCTTACCACAAGCATCGTGTTGTACTGCAAGGAACTGTTGGAACTCATGCCCAAAGCTGGTATGCGCGAGTTATACGCCTGCTGCGTGAGTAAGTTTGGACCAAAGATGGTTATCGGTCGTGATCGTTGTTATGACATTTTTCGCTCCAATGGTTTGTGTCAACGTACAAGTCGCAAGCGTCCTAAAACAACGAATTCGAACCATAATTACTATATCTACCCCGATCTGTTGAATGTTACACCCAAATTTGTCGCTACGCGATTGGGCGCTATGGTAGTGGCGGATATAACCTACGTAAACACCGGTCAGGGCTGGGCTTACCTCTCGTTGCTTACCGATGCGGCAAGTCGTGCCATCGTGGGATATGCACTTTACAAAACTCTTGAGACGGAGGGACCCTTGAAAGCTTTGGAGATGGCAATATCATTCTATGAGAAGTATCACATAGACATGAGCACTCTTATTCATCATTCCGACCGGGGTGTCCAGTATTGCTCAAATAAATATGTAGAGAGGCTTAAAGAGCATCAAATCAACATCAGTATGACGCAGTGTGGTGATCCTTTGCATAATGCATTGGCTGAAAGAATGAACAACACCATTAAAAACGGTTGGCTATTCGACTGTGATGATGAGAGCTTCGAGCAAGTAAGCAAGCGCATTGAAGATGCTGTATATGTATATAATCATGTGCGGCCTCATCAAGGGATAAACATGAGGACACCTATGGAAGTGCTCAGAGAAACGGTAGAATTTACAGCATAA
- a CDS encoding adenosylcobalamin-dependent ribonucleoside-diphosphate reductase — protein sequence MEKQTYSYEEAYEESLRYFQGDELAARVWVNKYAVKDSFGNIYEKSPEDMHWRIANEVARIEAKYSNPLSAEELFDLLDHFKYIVPQGSPMTGIGNNYQVASLSNCFVIGVDGEADSYGAIFKIDEEQVQLMKRRGGVGHDLSHIRPKGSPVKNSALTSTGLVPFMERYSNSTREVAQDGRRGALMLSVSIKHPDSEAFIDAKMTEGKVTGANVSVKLDDAFMTAAITGTPYIQQYPVNAAEPTVQKEINATNLWKKIVHNAWKSAEPGVLFWDTILKESVPDCYADLGYRTVSTNPCGEIPLCPYDSCRLLAINLYSYVVNPFKPDAYFDFELFRKHVALAQRIMDDIIDLELEKIERIMEKIDADPESEDVRHTERILWDKIYKKSGQGRRTGVGITAEGDMLAALGLRYGTEEATEFSEKVHKTVALSAYRSSVEMAKERGAFEIYDTEREKNNPFINRLREADPQLYEDMKKYGRRNIACLTIAPTGTTSLMTQTTSGIEPVFLPVYKRRRKVNPNDTNVHVDFVDETGDAFEEYIVFHPKFVTWMEAQGHNPSKRYTQEEIDVLVEQSPYYKATSNDVDWLMKVKMQGRIQKWVDHSISVTINLPNDVDEDLVNRLYVEAWKSGCKGCTVYRDGSRSGVLISAKSDKKEEMPPCKPPTVVETRPSVLDADIVRFQNNKEKWVAFVGLLDGHPYEIFTGLQDDDEGIILPKNVTSGHIIKKVDKDGSKRYDFQFQNKRGYKVTIEGLSEKFNKEYWNYAKLISGVLRYRMPIEQVIKLVGSLQLDSESINTWKNGVERALKKYITDGTEAKGKKCPNCGNETLVYQEGCLICTTCGASRCG from the coding sequence GTGGAAAAACAAACTTATTCTTACGAGGAAGCTTATGAAGAATCTTTACGATATTTTCAGGGCGACGAGTTAGCTGCGCGTGTTTGGGTAAACAAGTACGCAGTAAAAGACTCTTTCGGAAATATTTACGAGAAATCTCCGGAAGACATGCATTGGAGAATAGCCAATGAAGTAGCCCGCATCGAGGCTAAATACTCTAATCCATTAAGTGCAGAGGAACTATTCGATCTGCTCGACCACTTCAAGTACATCGTTCCGCAGGGAAGTCCGATGACCGGAATTGGTAACAACTATCAGGTAGCCTCTTTGTCTAACTGCTTCGTGATCGGAGTAGATGGAGAGGCGGATTCTTATGGTGCCATCTTCAAAATAGACGAAGAACAAGTACAACTCATGAAACGCCGTGGTGGTGTAGGACACGATTTGTCGCACATCCGCCCGAAAGGTTCTCCGGTGAAAAATTCGGCTTTAACCTCTACCGGCCTGGTGCCATTCATGGAGCGTTACTCCAATTCTACGCGTGAAGTCGCTCAGGACGGACGGCGTGGCGCACTGATGCTAAGTGTATCTATTAAACATCCCGATTCAGAAGCATTCATCGATGCTAAAATGACGGAAGGCAAAGTAACAGGTGCAAACGTATCTGTGAAACTGGACGATGCATTTATGACTGCTGCTATCACAGGTACTCCATATATTCAACAATATCCTGTCAATGCTGCCGAACCAACTGTGCAGAAGGAAATCAACGCAACCAATTTGTGGAAGAAGATCGTTCACAATGCATGGAAATCGGCAGAACCGGGTGTATTGTTTTGGGATACCATATTAAAAGAATCCGTACCCGATTGCTATGCAGACCTGGGATACCGCACAGTTTCCACCAATCCATGCGGTGAAATTCCTTTGTGCCCGTATGATTCCTGCCGTTTGCTGGCTATCAATCTTTATTCTTATGTGGTAAACCCCTTCAAACCGGATGCATACTTTGACTTTGAATTGTTCCGGAAACATGTAGCGTTGGCTCAACGCATTATGGACGATATCATCGATCTGGAATTGGAGAAGATAGAACGCATCATGGAAAAGATTGATGCTGACCCCGAAAGCGAAGATGTGAGACATACAGAACGTATATTGTGGGACAAGATTTATAAGAAGAGCGGACAAGGACGCCGTACCGGTGTAGGTATTACTGCCGAAGGTGATATGCTTGCTGCACTGGGATTGCGTTACGGTACGGAAGAAGCTACCGAATTCTCTGAAAAAGTACACAAGACCGTTGCCCTGAGTGCTTACCGTTCATCGGTAGAGATGGCAAAAGAGCGTGGCGCATTCGAAATTTACGATACCGAACGTGAAAAGAATAATCCGTTCATCAACCGTTTGCGCGAAGCAGATCCCCAGTTGTATGAGGATATGAAGAAATACGGTCGGCGCAATATTGCCTGCCTCACCATTGCACCGACGGGTACCACCAGTCTGATGACTCAGACCACCTCAGGTATCGAGCCTGTATTCTTGCCCGTATACAAGCGTCGCCGTAAAGTAAATCCGAACGACACCAACGTACACGTAGACTTCGTGGATGAAACAGGAGATGCTTTTGAAGAATATATCGTCTTCCATCCCAAGTTTGTTACATGGATGGAAGCACAAGGGCACAATCCTTCTAAACGTTACACACAAGAAGAGATCGATGTATTGGTTGAGCAATCACCTTATTATAAAGCAACCTCAAACGACGTAGACTGGCTGATGAAAGTCAAGATGCAGGGACGTATCCAGAAATGGGTAGACCACTCCATCAGCGTGACCATCAACCTGCCGAACGACGTGGATGAAGACCTGGTAAACCGTCTGTATGTAGAGGCATGGAAATCCGGCTGTAAAGGTTGTACGGTTTATCGTGACGGTTCACGTTCGGGCGTACTCATTTCTGCCAAGAGCGATAAGAAAGAAGAAATGCCTCCTTGCAAACCGCCTACGGTAGTAGAAACCCGTCCGTCAGTTCTGGATGCCGACATCGTACGTTTCCAGAATAACAAAGAAAAGTGGGTGGCATTCGTCGGTTTGCTGGACGGACATCCTTACGAAATCTTCACCGGTCTTCAGGACGATGACGAAGGTATCATTCTGCCGAAGAACGTTACTTCCGGACACATTATTAAGAAGGTGGACAAGGACGGCAGCAAGCGTTACGACTTCCAGTTCCAGAACAAACGCGGATATAAAGTCACCATCGAAGGTCTGTCCGAAAAGTTCAACAAGGAATACTGGAACTACGCCAAACTGATCTCCGGAGTATTGCGTTATCGTATGCCTATCGAACAGGTTATCAAGCTGGTCGGCTCTTTGCAACTGGACAGCGAAAGCATCAACACCTGGAAGAACGGTGTGGAACGCGCATTGAAGAAATACATAACGGACGGTACAGAAGCCAAAGGCAAGAAGTGTCCGAATTGCGGCAATGAAACACTTGTATATCAAGAGGGTTGCCTCATTTGTACCACTTGCGGAGCTTCACGTTGCGGATAA
- a CDS encoding transposase encodes MKYSKKKYNYYSDDERMSYIREYLSSPESKSQFCKRNGFCAKLLTYWLNKYQMEDKAMGISPKPVNSDAIDSSISELQKELSLLRAENRKLHRSLADESLRHEACEELINLAESTYHIKVRKNSDAK; translated from the coding sequence ATGAAATATTCGAAAAAGAAGTACAACTATTACAGTGATGATGAACGAATGTCTTATATTCGTGAGTATTTATCAAGTCCCGAGAGCAAATCTCAGTTTTGTAAGCGTAACGGCTTTTGTGCCAAGCTTCTTACTTATTGGCTTAACAAGTATCAAATGGAAGACAAAGCTATGGGTATATCACCTAAACCGGTAAATAGCGATGCTATTGATTCTAGTATTTCTGAGCTCCAGAAAGAACTATCGCTATTGCGTGCTGAGAACCGTAAACTTCATCGGTCTCTTGCTGATGAAAGTTTACGTCATGAGGCGTGCGAAGAACTCATCAATCTTGCTGAATCCACGTATCATATCAAGGTACGAAAAAACTCCGATGCCAAGTAA
- a CDS encoding porin family protein → MKVKSLFIMSKLFTIICLLCMTSTFLSAQDFKYGFTGGVNLSKPMGDIEPQCQAGLLLGAKGELGIPSVTKGFYTEFGLQLSAKGYKMQYATPVNGDERHYTENLNYLVVPVHIGYKIECSKSVSLFANVGPYAGVALWGKHKSYRNGKKFHTESDIFSGEYGYKRFDWGCGFNVGVEYAKHFQLSFGADWSLMNVSKANDYTYKNRSFTFSLGYIL, encoded by the coding sequence ATGAAAGTAAAGTCTTTATTTATAATGAGCAAGCTATTCACTATAATTTGCCTGCTATGTATGACATCTACATTCTTATCCGCACAAGATTTCAAATACGGCTTCACTGGCGGTGTCAATTTAAGTAAACCTATGGGAGACATAGAACCCCAATGCCAAGCAGGACTTCTCTTGGGAGCCAAAGGAGAACTAGGAATACCGTCCGTTACAAAAGGATTTTATACAGAATTTGGTTTACAATTATCTGCAAAAGGTTATAAAATGCAATACGCAACGCCAGTAAACGGTGACGAAAGACATTACACAGAGAATCTCAACTATTTAGTTGTTCCTGTCCATATAGGATACAAAATAGAATGCAGTAAATCGGTTTCACTTTTCGCCAATGTAGGTCCATATGCCGGAGTAGCACTGTGGGGCAAGCATAAATCTTATAGAAACGGAAAGAAGTTTCACACGGAAAGTGACATTTTTAGCGGTGAATATGGGTATAAAAGATTCGATTGGGGATGCGGATTCAATGTTGGTGTAGAGTATGCAAAACATTTTCAACTCTCATTTGGAGCTGATTGGAGTTTAATGAACGTATCTAAAGCTAACGACTATACATACAAAAACAGAAGCTTCACTTTTTCTCTGGGATATATATTGTAA
- a CDS encoding 4-alpha-glucanotransferase — translation MILSFHIEYRTSWGEEVRVLGSILELGNNQPGKAIPLQTVDGIHWTLDADIQAPENGIVQYSYHIYRDGKDTRTEWNSLPRTLYVSADKKKVYRLQDCWKNLPEQQYFYTSAFTESLLAHPERSAAPKSHKKGLLIKAYAPCIDNDHCLGICGNQKVLGDWDADKAVLMSDANFPEWQVEVDASKISFPLEYKFILYNKKERRAVAWENNPNRYMADPQIGANETLVIGDRYVYFALPDWKGAGVAVPIFSLRSEKSFGVGDFGDLRQMIDWAVLTHQKAVQILPINDTTMTHTWTDSYPYSSISIYAFHPMYADLKQMGTLKDKKAMAEFNKRQKELNALPTVDYEAVNQTKWEFFRLIYKQEGEQVLASDAFRKFFENNKEWLQPYAVFSYLRDAYKTPNFREWPKFTEYKAEEIEKLCQPESPDYPHIAIYFFIQFHLHLQLLAATEHARANGVVLKGDIPIGISRNSVEAWTEPYYFNLNGQAGAPPDDFSVNGQNWGLPTYNWDVMEKDGYSWWMKRFRKMSEYFDAYRIDHILGFFRIWEIPMHAVHGLLGQFVPALPMTREEIEGYGMAFREDFFTKPYIHEYFLGQMFGPHTDYVKQTFIEPTETWEIYRMRPEFDTQRKVEAYFAGKTDEDSIWIRDGLYALISDVLFVPDREDPNKFHPRIGVQHDYIYRALNDWEKAAFNRLYDQYYYHRHNEFWREQAMKKLPQLTQSTRMLVCGEDLGMIPDCVAWVMNDLRILSLEIQRMPKDPSQEFGHPDWYPYRSVCTISTHDMSTLRGWWEEDFQQTQRYYNTMLGHYGAAPAVATPELCEQVVRNHLYSNSILCILSLQDWMAMDGKWRNPNVQEERINVPANPRHYWRYRMHLTLEQLMKAESLNEKIKGLIEQTGRKG, via the coding sequence ATGATACTATCTTTTCATATCGAGTACCGCACAAGTTGGGGTGAAGAGGTCAGAGTCTTAGGATCTATTCTTGAACTGGGCAACAACCAGCCTGGTAAAGCCATACCTTTACAAACAGTGGATGGCATTCACTGGACTTTAGATGCGGACATTCAAGCGCCTGAAAACGGCATCGTACAATACAGTTATCACATTTATCGCGACGGCAAAGATACACGTACGGAGTGGAACAGCCTTCCCCGCACGCTCTATGTATCGGCTGACAAGAAGAAAGTCTACCGCCTGCAAGACTGTTGGAAGAATCTGCCCGAACAGCAATATTTCTACACGTCTGCTTTCACGGAGTCCCTGCTTGCACATCCCGAACGTAGCGCCGCTCCAAAGAGCCACAAGAAAGGATTATTGATCAAGGCTTATGCTCCGTGCATCGACAATGACCACTGCCTGGGTATTTGCGGCAACCAAAAAGTCTTGGGAGACTGGGATGCGGATAAAGCCGTCCTGATGAGCGATGCCAACTTCCCCGAATGGCAGGTTGAAGTAGACGCCTCAAAAATCAGCTTCCCGCTGGAGTATAAATTCATCCTTTATAATAAGAAAGAACGTCGTGCCGTGGCATGGGAGAACAACCCCAACCGCTACATGGCCGATCCGCAGATAGGCGCTAACGAAACACTGGTAATCGGTGACCGTTACGTCTACTTCGCCCTGCCCGACTGGAAAGGTGCCGGAGTAGCCGTGCCCATCTTCTCGCTGCGCTCCGAAAAGAGCTTCGGCGTAGGCGACTTCGGCGATCTCAGGCAGATGATAGACTGGGCAGTACTTACCCATCAGAAAGCCGTACAGATATTGCCTATCAACGATACTACCATGACGCATACATGGACGGATTCTTATCCATACAGCAGCATTTCCATTTATGCTTTCCATCCCATGTATGCGGATCTGAAACAGATGGGTACGCTGAAGGACAAAAAAGCAATGGCAGAATTCAATAAACGGCAGAAAGAGCTGAATGCCCTGCCTACCGTGGACTATGAAGCAGTAAACCAGACAAAATGGGAGTTCTTCCGCCTGATATACAAACAGGAAGGCGAACAAGTTCTGGCATCCGATGCCTTCCGGAAGTTCTTCGAAAACAACAAAGAATGGTTACAGCCATACGCTGTGTTCAGCTATCTGCGCGATGCCTACAAGACACCTAATTTCCGCGAATGGCCGAAATTCACAGAATATAAAGCAGAAGAAATAGAAAAGTTATGCCAACCGGAATCTCCCGACTATCCGCATATCGCCATCTACTTCTTCATCCAGTTCCACCTGCACCTGCAACTGCTGGCTGCAACGGAACACGCACGAGCCAATGGTGTAGTACTGAAAGGTGACATTCCTATCGGTATCAGCCGCAACAGCGTAGAAGCGTGGACAGAACCCTACTACTTCAACCTAAACGGACAAGCGGGTGCACCACCCGATGACTTCTCCGTGAACGGCCAGAACTGGGGCCTCCCTACTTACAACTGGGACGTAATGGAGAAAGACGGTTATTCCTGGTGGATGAAGCGTTTCCGCAAGATGTCGGAATACTTCGACGCCTATCGTATCGACCACATCCTGGGCTTCTTCCGTATTTGGGAAATCCCGATGCATGCCGTACACGGACTGCTGGGGCAGTTTGTTCCCGCCCTGCCGATGACGCGCGAAGAAATAGAAGGCTACGGAATGGCATTCCGCGAAGATTTCTTTACGAAACCCTATATCCATGAATACTTCCTCGGACAAATGTTCGGCCCGCATACTGATTATGTAAAGCAGACCTTCATAGAGCCTACGGAAACATGGGAAATATATCGCATGCGTCCCGAGTTCGACACACAGCGCAAAGTAGAGGCTTACTTTGCCGGAAAGACGGACGAAGACAGCATTTGGATACGCGACGGACTGTACGCATTAATCAGTGACGTACTGTTTGTGCCCGACCGTGAAGATCCGAACAAATTCCATCCACGCATCGGCGTACAACACGATTACATTTACCGTGCCCTGAATGATTGGGAGAAGGCGGCATTCAATCGTTTGTACGATCAGTATTACTATCATCGCCACAACGAGTTCTGGCGCGAACAAGCCATGAAGAAGTTGCCGCAACTGACGCAATCCACCCGTATGCTGGTATGCGGTGAAGACCTCGGCATGATCCCCGACTGTGTAGCTTGGGTGATGAATGACCTGCGCATCCTTAGTCTGGAAATACAGCGCATGCCGAAAGATCCTTCACAGGAATTCGGACATCCGGACTGGTATCCGTACCGCTCGGTTTGCACCATCTCTACGCATGATATGTCTACGCTACGCGGCTGGTGGGAAGAAGATTTCCAACAAACGCAACGGTACTACAACACCATGCTGGGACATTACGGCGCTGCACCAGCCGTTGCCACTCCGGAACTTTGCGAACAAGTGGTACGCAACCATCTTTACAGTAACTCCATACTGTGCATCCTCTCCCTGCAGGACTGGATGGCTATGGACGGAAAATGGCGCAACCCCAATGTACAGGAAGAACGCATCAACGTGCCTGCCAACCCCAGACATTACTGGCGCTACCGCATGCACCTGACGTTAGAACAACTGATGAAAGCGGAAAGCCTGAACGAAAAGATTAAAGGATTGATAGAACAGACGGGACGGAAAGGATAA